One genomic segment of Chelonia mydas isolate rCheMyd1 chromosome 1, rCheMyd1.pri.v2, whole genome shotgun sequence includes these proteins:
- the LOC102946292 gene encoding olfactory receptor 52B2, with protein sequence MSALNQTSFHPASFFLIGIPGMEELHIWISIPFSLMYIVTLFGNFTLLFVIVTERSLHEPMYLLLAMLAVSDLILSSSTVPKTLSIFWAHSKEISFDACLTQMLFTHISFIAESTILLAMAYDRYIAICDPLRYTTVLTHSVIAKIGLVALARSFCVMFPTLLLLWRLPYCGHNIMPHTYCEHMGIARLACADIAVNIWYGFTTTLLSPGLDVVLIVVSYVLILRAVFRLPTKDARLKAIGTCSSHICVISMFYMPAFFTFFTHRFGHNVPHNVHILLANLYVLLPPMLNPIIYAVKTKLIWEKVVRLFFKAGQRC encoded by the coding sequence ATGTCAGCTCTCAATCAAACCAGCTTTCATCCTGCCTCCTTCTTCCTGATTGGCATCCCAGGCATGGAGGAGCTGCacatctggatctccatcccATTCAGCCTGATGTACATCGTCACACTTTTCGGAAATTTTACCTTATTATTTGTCATCGTAACGGAGCGAAGCCTCCACGAGCCCATGTACCTTCTTCTGGCCATGCTGGCCGTCTCTGATCTAATATTGTCTTCCTCTACAGTGCCCAAAACTCTGAGCATATTCTGGGCACATTCCAAGGAAATCTCTTTCGATGCCTGCCTGACCCAGATGCTCTTTACACATATTAGTTTTATTGCTGAGTCAACAATCCTGCTGGCCATGGCGTACGATCGGTATATTGCCATATGTGATCCCTTGAGATACACGACTGTGCTAACACATTCAGTGATAGCCAAAATAGGGCTGGTGGCTCTAGCTAGAAGCTTTTGTGTGATGTTCCCAACACTTCTTCTCCTTTGGAGGCTACCGTACTGTGGACACAACATTATGCCTCATACGTACTGTGAGCATATGGGCATAGCCCGGCTGGCCTGTGCCGATATAGCTGTCAACATCTGGTATGGTTTTACTACAACTCTTTTATCACCAGGATTGGATGTTGTGCTCATTGTTGTGTCTTATGTTCTCATCCTCAGGGCTGTCTTTAGGCTCCCGACTAAGGACGCCCGGCTCAAAGCTATtgggacctgcagctcccacatcTGTGTCATATCCATGTTTTACATGCCAGCGTTCTTCACCTTTTTCACACATCGGTTTGGCCACAACGTCCCCCACAACGTTCACATCCTACTGGCCAATCTCTACGTGCTCCTTCCACCCATgttaaaccccatcatctatgcAGTGAAAACGAAGCTAATTTGGGAAAAGGTGGTCCGCCTGTTCTTCAAGGCAGGGCAGCGGTGCTGA
- the LOC102946518 gene encoding putative olfactory receptor 52P1 encodes MSCVRRVSSTTQRSPEKGTLRISEPDGRIDHLMASFNFTHSDPSAFILMGIPGLEDAYMWISIPFSTLYIIGLLGNFMVLFVVGKEQTLHKPMYLLICMLALTDIGISTSVVPKALCIFWFNLKGITVSGCLTQMFFLHAVSVMHSAVLVTMAFDRYVAICSPLRYATILTNERIAKLGLVALVRAVLFALPLPLLLSRQPFCANRIIPHNYCEHMAVVKMSCGDITVNRTYGLVMAFVVIGLDLMLVALSYGLIIRAIFRISSKKAHPKALNTCTTHICVMLTSCILFLFSALTQRFGQGIARHIHIILANLFFLIPPMLNPIIYGVKTKELREKVGKYTCKR; translated from the exons ATGTCCTGTGTGAGAAGAGTGTCCAGTACTACGCAGAGGAGTCCAGAGAAGG GCACCTTGAGAATTTCTGAGCCCGATGGACGCATCGATCACCTCATGGCATCTTTCAACTTCACCCACTCTGACCCTTCAGCATTTATCCTAATGGGCATCCCTGGCCTGGAAGATGCCTATATGtggatttccatccctttctctacATTATACATTATTGGTCTTTTGGGAAATTTCATGGTTCTGTttgttgtaggcaaagagcagaccCTGCACAAGCCGATGTACCTACTGATCTGCATGCTGGCGCTCACAGACATCGGCATATCTACCTCTGTCGTGCCGaaggcactgtgtatattttggttcaatttgaaaggAATTACTGTGAgtggctgcctcacccagatgttcttccttcATGCGGTTTCTGTTATGCACTCAGCCGTCCTTGTGACAATGGCCTTCGATCGCTACGTTGCCATATGTAGCCCTCTGAGATatgccaccatcctcaccaacgAAAGAATAGCTAAGCTAGGGCTAGTGGCTTTGGTAAGAGCTGTTCTctttgctctgcccctgcccctgctcctgagcaggcaGCCATTCTGTGCCAACCGCATTATCCCCCACAATTACTGTGAGCACATGGCTGTGGTGAAGATGTCGTGTGGGGACATCACAGTCAACAGGACGTATGGCTTGGTGATGGCTTTTGTTGTCATTGGGTTAGATCTGATGCTTGTTGCCCTGTCCTACGGTCTGATCATCAGGGCCATCTTCAGAATCTCCTCCAAGAAGGCCCACCCGAAAGCCCTCAACACCTGCACAACACACATCTGTGTGATGCTGACGTCTTGTATTCTTTTCCTCTTCTCCGCTCTGACACAGAGGTTTGGTCAGGGCATTGCTCGCCACATTCACATTATCTTGGCCAACCTCTTCTTCCTCATTCCCCCCATGCTCAATCCTATCATTTAtggggtcaaaaccaaagagcttcgtgAGAAAGTGGGCAAATACACTTGCAAAAGGTGA